The sequence ATTCTATCACCCTTTTATCTCGTCGGTTCCTACAAATCGATCCTTGCCAAGAGAATAGCAGGGAAGACCCTATGGCACTACTACAAAAACTGTATTActtaatgtttttcttttctgtatCAGTGTTACTTAAcgtttttaaaaacgtcaagtaatccaGTCCTAAGAATAAGAGAATTTTTTGACTGGTTGAAAGTATCAAGCTGTAATTTACTTGATATGTCATAACTGTTCAATATATGAGATTTGTTGACTTATTTTAAGTGTCAAGTATCTAAATTCATGACATTTATTATGGATTAAGGTTTTCATAACTTGACGGTTCTTACTTGTCAAATGTAATTTCTTCTTACATCCAAAAACTGACAACCTAATGGATACTTGGTACGTTTTGCTTGTCAAGTTTGtatgtgttttctttttttaaaaaaaaaactatactaTTAGAAATTACCTATATAATTGCTTCTGTTTTGAGGTCCAACAATCACATTGATATATATAAGACAAACAATATTCATCAACCAGATAGACGACATTTCCAATCTTGTCAACcatataaacaaataatatatattcaaaattttatgtcaacaacaaagaaaacaaaattccCACCAGTTTaacaacaaagaaaatcaagtttTTCTCCACCATATGAAATTTGATGAATGATGATTACAAAGAGTAATGTTCAAACACTATCATAAACCAAATAAagtattaaatattaaagctagtCTCGAAGGCTTGATGGTGATTACCCTGTCAAGTTGGTCATGAATTTTCCATAGTGAATCACCAATCCAACGACATCCAATGCCTTCCAACCATTCGTCCAAATAACAAGGTAAATCCAGTGATCCTCAAATCATCCGATGACTTCACAACCAAGTCTCGAATACTCAATCTGCACGAAGTGTAGAAAGCCAGTAGCCACCTCCGACGAACGTCAATCGGCCAACCTTGGGCAACCCACCCCTCCCCtcccaccaccaccaccaccgttGCGCCGCCACCACCACACTGTCGAAATTTTGGCCACTAACTCCGTTGGCCAACCTCCAACTACCACCTCCGGCGACCGCCACCAGCCAggcaaaatatttataaaaacacTCTTAGTGTATAAAAAAAACTAgacaaatttgtatataaaaacacttttaagaaagaattgcAATACATGTGTGTTTTCtattttaatgagtttttatcaaaagtatttcaataaaaatgaatttttagaAGATATTCTTTTCTAAGTTATTCCAAACACGCTATTAGACTATAATTGTATAggtatatttatttagactaTGTGTGTAGAaagttctaatttaatttaataacattttcatttatttttttttttttttgttgatcaatttaactagctcgaaaacttaaaatcattttctaaacgTAAAgggttaaaatgtttaaaacaacttagcaaccaaacaaaaactaaaactcaaaatttatgatttttttttatttctcaaatgtaatttgataaaaaaaatatatatatatctatagtttttcaataattggatttaatattaaaatactatgttatttcaattttaagttagCGTATTATGGTTTAAAAAgtgataattttcaaattagttaaaatgacaaaaatctatgaaatttatttcaaaatctagtaaaattaaaatatcaaattattaaaacaatagattaaataaaattataatttttgtcaaaatctctatttcaaactttttttaaaaaaatatattcttttaaaattttttgtttcttttaaacttaactatattaaaataattaaaatgacaaatttaaactaatctaaaatctaaccgttgattaaatacaagaaaatatttcacaaactaaAGATATATAATATTTGCATTCCCAGGCTACTTAAGTCTGCACTCCTGCAGACCTCTCAAACTCAGACTTCAAAAACCTGCACTCCAAAGACAGTTTTCTTAAACCTAGGTTACTCCCAACCTAATCCTCCAGGCttaatattctctcatttaaaaTTCCAAACATGCGCTTCAAATGCCCCCTTAAGATTTTGAAACTCACGTTTTTACGAGGGTCATATGTTCTAGAGTTCATATGGTGTTTTTGTCGGAAAACACCTATGAGTtcaaatggatttttttttttttacgaaaGATCCCTTTTTTAGAGATCCAAATGAAATTTGGCCCGAGattcaaatttgttcgaaaAATGGTCTTCTGCTTACATCAGTCGCGTGTGAAAAACCATCTTGTCCCCTTCCTTTCGCTTCTTCATCTTGTTCCTTATTAGACAATTGcattttttccttaatttttccaTTCGTTTGAATTCTTCCTCTCGCTTCTTCCTCGTcaattttgtagttttttccttagagtttttttttccttcattcaaattctcgctctcgcttctTCCTCTCACTCCTTGGTCTCGCTCTCACTTTTTCCTTTCATGAATTCACGCTCCAACTTACATCTTTGatttgagaagaagaagaaggcaacAACATAGCCAAAAGAAATCGTTGGAAAAGAGGACGGCTATGAAAATCTAGCAAAGTGGGGTTGGTGATGGGTATAAAAGCCTAGAAGAAaaaacgtaaaaaaaaaaaaaagaaaagaaaagttggaagaagaaacggaaaaaaaaaaaaaaaaaaaaaagagagagagagagagagagagagagagaagaaacatagaaaaacgataaaaaaaaaaagctacaaAAAGAGAGAAGGATGAGTTAAAGTGGTAATTTCACAAAAGGATGATATCAATAGAAGGCCAAATTTCATTGGTTTTGAAAATTGGAGTTACTTTTACGTCTTAATTTATGTTATATGTTCACTAAATAAGTTGTGTTTTCTTGTCCTTTTCATTGAGATGGATGGAATTGGCAAATCTATTTATCATGGGAGAAACGTAATAAATCAATTGTAATCTAAAAACTGAATTCTATTTGATTATATTTGGTGTTATTTACTTGTATTCCATACGTATACTAACATCTAGAACCCACTTCCAAAATGTAAACGGATTAACAAACGAATGATACTCAATCCAATTGCATTTGAAAATTACACAGATATCGTTAAACGATAACGGTAAATAATGGTAACGATAGcaataaatatgattaattcataattttaagtaagtAGGATCAAAagtaatctaattaattttataattattgtctaTTATAATTGATCTATCAATAGAATCTCACTATCATTACAAATTGATAAATGTGacctaaaattaaattgataggATCTATTTAGGAGACTTATTTGGAATTAAAATTGTGAACAAATTAATTGATGCTGATATGCCCTAATTAACTCAAATAAACGGACAAATTATTCCTCTTAAAGAAATATAGCTTTAAGGTATGAAGAATATGGCTTATCCCATATGCTTCCAACATTTGGTTTACATTCACTTTGCATTTCAAAGTCCTATAATGTTATCACATCAATCAAATACTAAGAAAACGTTTGGCAGCAGAGTTGAGTTaagttgataattattataagaTGAAAGTAATTGAGAGAGTTAATGCGAATAACGAAGTGAAAAATATGAGTTAACGCAAATAACGAAGTAATAAACCTCTTTAATAATTGGTGAATCAAACAATGGGTGGATTTTTTTACCCATCTAACCCAACTTGGGTCAAACGCCTCCTAAATGTGAAATCATGTAACCAACTTTTACCAACACCAAAAAAAATGCTAACCCTACAACACATCAGTAAGAAAAATTAAACCATGCTTAAATTTTTAGCTTGGTTCTCCACATATCTCCTACGACTGCTCTCGGCTGTGGATTATCAGGTCCACGGTCCCGCTGCCCTGAGGTGAAGTACAAGTATCCATCCCAAAAACCAGCTAGCGTTGTTTTTATACGGTAAGGGAGCTTTCCAATCACTGACCAAGTCTGCATTTGTTAGGGAACCAAAAACACAAAGATCAACACAAACAAAATTGTTTAAAGAGGGTTTTGTTCAATGATAGACAAGTTCTTACAAATGAATCCAAATCAAATCGGAAGACCTCCCCAACCAAGATCATTCGCTTGGTAATTGGATGCTTTTCTGTTGTACCGCCGGTGATGATAATGGAATTATTGACAATAACCCAAGCAAACTCAATATGAGAATCGGGTTTTGGCATGGGAGTAAATGTTTTCCATTTCATTTCATCATCCAGCATGTAAACATCACCATAAACAACCTGAAAACATGAAACAGTAAATTCAACAAATGATGGTTCGAGAGGAATCAAAGGGTCTTCCTTTTCCATGATAAATCTCTTCAGTCGTGGTAAATGTCTCTTTTTAGTGTTCTCTTTCTAAGCTTTTTGTGAATATTTCTATCCAAGATGTATGTTAGAATTGGGGACGTTTATCTTTTCTGTTTAATCCTTGTTATTAGGATGGGTTAGCTtgtgttttttatgttttatgttttcttcaAAAATTTTGTTTCCTTGTATTTTAAGGATTAGTCTAAAGTTATgtttccttttaaattatatataatatatgatcaACATAACCTATTAATGCTAGCTGCCCGTTGTAAAATATGACCTACACATATTAGGTGTTAAATATGACCTACACATGCATTTAACATGATAATTCAGCTTATCAGCTATCCAAATAAAACTCACAACAAACTCTTGAGCTAACATCGAAATATACCTCATGCCTACGGGAGCACTTAAAAATAGGTGAACCAGGTTTAGCCATGAAGTCACCTTCTTGACCACCAATAACAAAAAGCCGATCGTTGACCACAACACAGGCCCTGAAGAATGTCAAGTTGGAAATATTGAATATGTTAGAGAAACGGTTTTCAGATATTTGGATTGCCTAAAACATCTTTTCATCATTATGGATTGCAACTCCGAATTACTAGTTGTGAAATTTcgattaaaataaacaaatggtGTCCGAATACCTGTGTGGTCCTCCACGGGGTATGGGTACTTCACTCCGCCACTTCTTCTCCAATACTTTTCCATCTTTTACAGCAATGCTCCAGTGCTCCAATCCAGGTGTGTGGCGATTCTCCTTACTACCACCCATCACATGAAGTCTTCCTCTCCATAATTGCGTTGCTGGAGCATATCTGCAAACTGATGTGTTAAAAAAGCCTTTTAACTtgatatgaaatttttttttttctatcttaaAGTTCACattacaaaaatattttcatctgTTCAGATAAAGATCTGAGATCAAGAATCAATTGTCATGGCAGCCGCCAGTACATAAACTCTTTCATTTCAGGATCTAATCTCAAGTAGTTTTCAATTAATTCTGCAATTTCTACTCTTTCAACTACACAGTAAACAAGCAGAAGGTCTAAGCCAAAATAGATAATATATTAGATGCCCCAACCTcctaaaaaattaatcaactcTTCTGCTGACTTATCTAATAGTTTGCACTTAACCTTTTCTTCCTACATTTAAGTTTACAAAATATAAGCTTATCACAACATTCAGGGGCATGTTTGGCTCAAAGTTAGCTTTCTATAACTCGGAGTTGAGAAGCCAAACTTAGAATTGATATGTGAGTTTGAGTTTCATTATTCTAGGATACAGATATGCCAATCTCATGAACAACATAAACTTAGATCACCTAAATCTAAACTTGTGAAACCCATCTTTTACATATGAAgtataatataacttatagaaaACATAAACCTGCAAACCAAGTCtttataatcaatttatttGCACTAACTAACAGTTCATGACCCAAATTTCATAAGGTCGGGCTTTTAATTAGGATAATCAAATTAGATTACATATAATGATAAAAAGATACAATCACAAAGCAAGAAACCAACCAACAGAAACCACCAAACAATTAAGCTGATCAAACAAAATAAGGTGTCAGAAACCTACAAGATGATTTACATACTTCCTAGAAGAGTTGCATACCTAGGAGCAGGTAGTGGAGGCATGACGTTCCATTTCTTCGTCTTAGTGTCAAGCACAAATGTCCGGGCGGTAGGCCCTCTGCATTGGGGTCCATATTGTCCTGATACCACATAAATGTATCTACCATCACTTGCCACTCCTAAGTGTGAATGTGCCATCTCTTTTGGCATGTCAAACTTCCCAATCCATGTATTATCAGAGAAATTGAACATGTCCACATGAGAATGCACCTACCAAAGAGAATGTAACATCAGTAATGTAGTACTTCCATATTAACAAATTTGAGGGTAGAGCAAATATGACGACACTTTCAACACCGAAATCATGATTCAGGCAGAAGAAGAGACAAGATGTTTTGTCTTCTTTttaagaatttcaaaagaacctgAAATATGTTGGACAGTAAAAATCCTCTATTCCTAGATGAAAAGCCCAAGTATGCAGAATATTCCTTCCTCATGCCTATGTGTAATATGATGCATAACTGAATCCAAAGCACTAAGAATActgaaacatatacatacaCAATCAAAGATGCATTACAGAGACTAAAAAAAAGATTCTTACATAACTGATGTTTCCATATCCTGCAAACACGTAAAAGATATTCTTAATCTGAATCGATGCCCCATCAAGACGAGGAACAGGTGCTGAAGGTACTTCCTCCCATTCTAAATCAGGTGCAGGTAGATCAAAATAAGTTCCGGTTAAGAATTTCCTAGAATCAATCTCCTTCTCATCTACCTACAAATATGAGTTCGTAAGATGAGTAGAatccaacaacaaaaaaaaatcccaaaagaATTCAAAAACAACGAAATGGCGCCCAAGTAACCTGGGTAGCATTGGCAGTGGATGGATCCGGTATAACAAAAAGCTTAGTTCTGCCGATGGCCCAAGTTGATGCAATGGAAGAATAGGAAGAAGACAAAGAGGAAGACGATGTCCAAAGCAGATCTGCAATGAGAGCGGCTCCAAGAAGACCGGCACAAGTGATAAGAAAGAGTAATTTCTTGGTAGAAGAAGCGTTTTTCTGATGATTTCTGATCATTTCTCATCCAAAATGTGGAAGCcatgagagagagaagaagaagaaatagaaataaGGAGAAGATTTGAAAAAAGAGAGAGCCTCAGACAACCAAAAACTTGGGCACCGCTTGTTTACAAGCCATTCTGCGCAATTGCCGCACACAGCTTTCTCCTTTTTCTGCAAAAAGGAAAAGCGGTGGAAGTGGACTGATTTGCAAACTATAAAACATATTCACGATACGGTTACATGATACAAATACGAttgaatttaataatttatcaatttttaaaaaattaagatacgaacgtcattttttatatattattttaatatatatttctaaaaaacggtatttctaaaaaatgaagaTACTAATAATTGAAGCTAAAAAacgatatttttaaaaaacgagAATACTTCATACATTTTCTCTTGCTTAAAAAAATAGGTtgtcttaaaaaaaatgatatgagttatttttctttttttctttaaaaaaaatcagcgtaaaaatagatacatcaaatcaTTCGTCAGATATAAGAAGTATTagaagtatcggtatctgatacgtgtctgatacaaATTATGTGCCTCACATAAAGTATATGTGTTTCATAGCTTGTAAATTAacctttagtttttttatttaattttaaaaataagttattttgtaaaaaaaattatactatTTGACCATCTTTTATAatctttgaaatattttaaataaattttttatgaaaaaaaatttttaataaaaataaattcttttttaaatatttttttctctagtcaatctaacatattttcttatttttaaaatatttttaaaactattaagGGTCTATTAAATTGActggaaaaaaatgttttttttttttagaaaaaccatttttatttcaatCGTCTatctatgtttttaaaattttctacgAAGGCTAAGGTAACTAAAATTTAGTTGACACATGGGTTCGAACtctagaatttaattttttttacttttatttcctttaattttagaATAACGATTATCAcctttttatttacaaaaatgattttcactttttatatgaaatgcagcaaaatatataattttttttattattattttcatttacaaTCGAATTACACAtcaattctatttttttctttttaagaataTGTTAAAGccatttaaaaaatactttcaaaattcaaagttaaTATTGTTGGGAAATATgacttttttattaaaaaatagaaaatactctttatgagatttttttttaacaaaacaaCACAACCTTAGGATATGTTTTTCGTGAGAATTCTTATTAGATTATTAAGTAGTTTTCTTATTAGATTATTAAAAATGTATGAAAAGATAATGAATTGTCCCCAATTCTCATCTCTTTTCCATACACAATAGAAAAAGTTTAAGGTAAAATAATGTgaaaatttaatagaaaaatttgaatgagactgaaacataaaattgaaagtctaGAATTCAATATTGTTTAAAGTTTAAGGTTAAAATTGCAATGCTTATATAATTTTAGGATCAAATTTGATAAACACTAAttctcgtgcgaacactaatcctccaagaagatcaacaagccctaaggccgatcatccaaaaagatcaacaagcccaaaggccgatcatccaagaaaattaacaagtccaaagaccgatccttcaaaaaaatcaacaagtccaaaggtcgatcatccaagaagatcaacaagcccaaaggtcgatcatccaagaagatcgacAAGTCCAAAAGCCgataaatacaaagttcaagttccacgaaataaatttcttttgaaatctcgtgcgaacaaattggcacgcccaatgggacatctctacctctcatctcccTCTCGTCATCCGAGTCAAGAAATCTACagatggcaccaaagaaagttgcatctAAAGCTACCGTCGCAAGCAACACTTACATAAGCTCTGTCATCACGAAGGAAATATGGGGCCAGCTGATGGAATTTCCTAAAGGTGGGATCGTCATCAGAGAAAATCCTTTGTTTGAAAACTATGCTTCTATTATTGATCTATCAAATAAAGAATCACATtttgatgtagtgtctgtcatgatgacTGACGTAACGACTGAGTCAaccatggcagagatggaggTAAAGATAAATCTCCTAATGAAGGTTGTAaaggagcgagatcatgaaatcgctgcTTTGAGAGATCAGATACAGGCTCGAGATACTGCTGAATCAAGTCAATCTTCagctacaaaagccaatgacaaaggaaagactatCTTGCAGGAAAGTCAGCCACCACAATCCACCTCTGTTGCCTCCCTATCAGTTCAATAGCTctaggatatgatcacaaactccataagagctcaGTACGAAGGACCGTTACAAACcttctttatgtactccaagccatacaccaagagaatcgacaacctgagaatgTCAACTGGGTATCAACCTCTAAATTTCTagcagttcgatggaaagggcaatccaaaacaacatatTGCACACTTCATTAAAACCTGTGAAAATGCAGGAACCAGAGGAGACcagctagtcaagcagttcgtccgtagcttgaaaggaaatgctttcgattggtatactgatttggAGCCAAAAGTGATTGACGGTTGGGAACAACTAGAAAGGGGGTTCCTGAACCACTTCTATAGTACAAGGCGTactgttagcatgatggagctgacaaacACCAAATAGTGGAAGGGAAAGACagtcatcgattacatcaactgatggagagctttaagtctggattgcaaagatagacttactgaattatctgcagtggagatgtgcactcaaggcatgCATTGAGAGCTTCTCTACATCatacaagggataaaacctcgtacgtttgaggagctggcaacacgcgctcatgatatggagctgagcattgccaataggggaactaaagatttcctagtctctgaagggagaaaatacaaaaatgatgccaagggcactgaaaagatcatgggtagtgccacaaaagaatctatggtcgttcatgtAACCCTgctgaaattttcctccaaaggaaaacaaaatttttttgaaagaaggcacaatgagggcgagaagcgtcatccaactcttaaagaacgacaagagaaggtttatccattccctgactctgatgtggcagatatgttggagcaactactagagaagcaacttattcagctaCCGGAATGAAAGTGGCCAgaacaagaaggaaaaatagatgatcctaactactgcaagtatcatcgggtcattagtcacccagttgaaaggtgcttcgTGCTGAAGGAACAAATTATGAAGTTGgttcgtgaaaagaagattgagttagatttggatgaagtagctcagacaAATCATGCTATAGTAGTGGTGACTTCAAATGTTCCAATACTGTCTGTGTCCCATGCTCAAAGATAAAGTCCGATCTAGTTTGGAGAattcgagcctatagttgttcggTTCCAATAAGAGATTCAAACAGCAAATTCTGAAAAGAAAGATGAACTTTTTGAAGATGACAACGAAGGGTGGATAGTAATGTCTCATCGAAAGAAAAGACAaccaaactccacccaaaaagagtcgcgttcctatcaaagctatagaagaagaaacaataCTCAttaaaagaaaggcaaaaagatgacacagaagcctaagcctgctaagaaagaagacaaagacTTCCCTCAATTCCGACGGCCGGAAACTTCGGCAGAATTTCTTCcaagaagctttctcaataatcatccagagaaagtattagaagttattgcatgtcacactgtctgcatagtggaagtcgacaacaatcatgtGACTACCGAAGAAGTCAAAGACTCAAAAGAAATGAAGTAAAGAACTTTtgtcttcgatcgtattaagcattcaagtgctcgatcttcagtctttcaaagattgagtatggccatggtaggagaagaagaccaatgtccaacgactacttttgctcgaacttcagccttcaaaaggctaagtatatccacatcaaagaaagatcaaccttCAGCATCtacttttgatcgtctcaagacaactagcgatcaacgtaaaggaaggatgaaaatcttgaagccaacgtcattccatgaagaaaacaacgacaaaaagattcacagtcgtgtccCCTTCACGCAcgaagaggaaattttctgtGGACATAAGTatagaaggttccttgatagtgaagccaaaacccatcatattgacgaatcctacaaatgaagaggataatcaaaaccatgatgaaataagagcttctgaagtttaaatgaagaagctcctcatTGCAAGAGCCTAAACTACATGATGCTCCTAgcccgcatgagcttaaaatgtgaacggcccaaaaaaaaattgtatgaacTACGTTACAACTTGATCCctttcattataaagggtacgtaggcaacttaaagaaatttaagttcaatcgcacataaaaagaaaaaaaaattctcttcgaactacattatgacttgatccctatcattaagaagggtatgtaggcagcttgaaagaaactttaagttcagtccagttaaaaaaaaaaacttgaactaaCGTCATGATTCGATCCTTTTCTTTAAAGGTACGAAGGAAACttaagaaatttaagtttaagtcCATCAGAAGAGGTATCACAACACACCTAAAGTAATAATACTAAACAAATGTGATGTTGATCATCCCCGTCAAAGAATGACCACTTCAGATTgaaagatgttcatccctattggggGCAACACAAATGggtgaagatgttcatccctcgtaAGGAGCCAGCACAGAAATAAAAGGCATACAACTTGGAAATgcgcttcgcttcctctttaaaatcaaacttaGTGCAGGTTAAATGAGCATGCAGCGAAGTTGATTGAGGCATTTTCACTCTAAGATGCTCAATTTAGAGGATTAAACAtgcaattaaaaaagaaaaaaaacaaagttttcAAGAACACTTTACCCTTGAAGCTCCCAAATTCTCCTTCAATTCTTGATGAATTTCAGCACCAC comes from Benincasa hispida cultivar B227 chromosome 2, ASM972705v1, whole genome shotgun sequence and encodes:
- the LOC120070827 gene encoding kelch repeat-containing protein At3g27220-like; this encodes MIRNHQKNASSTKKLLFLITCAGLLGAALIADLLWTSSSSLSSSYSSIASTWAIGRTKLFVIPDPSTANATQVDEKEIDSRKFLTGTYFDLPAPDLEWEEVPSAPVPRLDGASIQIKNIFYVFAGYGNISYVHSHVDMFNFSDNTWIGKFDMPKEMAHSHLGVASDGRYIYVVSGQYGPQCRGPTARTFVLDTKTKKWNVMPPLPAPRYAPATQLWRGRLHVMGGSKENRHTPGLEHWSIAVKDGKVLEKKWRSEVPIPRGGPHRACVVVNDRLFVIGGQEGDFMAKPGSPIFKCSRRHEVVYGDVYMLDDEMKWKTFTPMPKPDSHIEFAWVIVNNSIIITGGTTEKHPITKRMILVGEVFRFDLDSFTWSVIGKLPYRIKTTLAGFWDGYLYFTSGQRDRGPDNPQPRAVVGDMWRTKLKI